From one Rhodamnia argentea isolate NSW1041297 chromosome 1, ASM2092103v1, whole genome shotgun sequence genomic stretch:
- the LOC115751329 gene encoding glycosyl hydrolase 5 family protein-like — protein MGTLSKLHLVLSIFTTLFFSMAKLKPVAAQQLYADSRWIVDGAGRRVKLACVNWPAHLQPLLAEGLSKLPADTIAKKIREMGFNCVRLTWALELPMNETLFSLTVAQSFQNLGLLEALVGIKSNNPSLVNLPLMEAYKFVMTSLRNNKVMVILDNHLTTPGWCCSADDGNGFFGDKYFDPQVWIQGLRKMATMATGFSNVIGMSLRNELRGPRQNVDDWYKYMQSGAETVHAANPNVLVILSGLNYDKDLSFLRNRPVSLSFTKKLVFEMHWYGFTNGQAWQSGNPNDVCGAVSKDVMGQSVFLLEQGYPLFVSEFGIDERGISVNDNRYFNCFMAMAAEFDWDSALWSLQGSYYLRQGVVRMEEYYGLFNSDWSGIRNSSYLQRISALQSPFQGPGGKPTVVHKVIFHPLTGLCILRQSPSSPLVLGPCTQSEPWSYTPQNALSLVGKGLYLQAVELGRPASLGTSLTDPGTKWEMISDSRMHLSSKAKDGSTVCLGVDARNAVVVQACNCLSKDSSCDPASQWFTLVDRTRL, from the exons ATGGGAACGCTTTCAAAGCTGCATCTCGTCCTCTCAATCTTCACGACGCTATTCTTTTCCATGGCCAAGCTCAAGCCTGTGGCTGCACAGCAACTCTACGCCGATTCCCGGTGGATTGTTGACGGGGCCGGGAGACGGGTGAAGCTCGCATGCGTGAACTGGCCGGCGCACCTCCAGCCGCTGCTGGCTGAGGGGCTGAGCAAGCTACCTGCCGACACGATCGCCAAGAAGATTAGAGAAATGGGGTTCAACTGCGTGAGGCTCACGTGGGCCCTCGAATTGCCGATGAACGAGACACTATTTTCTCTTACCGTGGCGCAATCATTCCAGAACCTCGGACTGTTGGAAGCTCTCGTCGGCATTAAGTCCAACAACCCCTCCCTTGTTAATCTTCCTCTAATGGAAGCCTACAAG TTCGTGATGACAAGCCTTAGAAACAACAAAGTGATGGTTATACTCGACAATCATTTAACCACGCCGGGTTGGTGCTGCAGTGCGGACGACGGCAATGGCTTTTTTGGCGACAAGTACTTCGACCCACAAGTTTGGATCCAAGGTCTGCGCAAGATGGCGACGATGGCCACCGGTTTTAGCAATGTGATCGGCATGAGCTTGAGGAACGAGCTTCGCGGTCCTAGACAAAATGTGGATGATTGGTACAA GTATATGCAAAGTGGTGCGGAAACCGTGCACGCGGCAAACCCTAACGTCCTCGTCATCCTCTCCGGCCTCAACTACGACAAAGACCTTTCGTTTCTCCGGAACAGGCCGGTCAGCCTCTCTTTCACGAAGAAACTGGTGTTCGAGATGCACTGGTACGGGTTCACCAATGGCCAGGCATGGCAATCCGGGAACCCGAACGATGTGTGTGGAGCAGTGTCGAAGGACGTGATGGGCCAGTCCGTGTTCTTGCTGGAACAAGGATATCCTTTGTTTGTGAGCGAGTTCGGCATCGATGAAAGAGGAATCAGCGTGAATGACAATAGGTACTTCAATTGCTTCATGGCCATGGCCGCAGAATTTGACTGGGACTCCGCATTGTGGAGCCTTCAAGGGAGTTACTACTTGAGGCAAGGAGTGGTACGGATGGAGGAGTACTACGGATTGTTCAACTCCGATTGGTCCGGCATCCGGAACTCGAGCTACCTGCAAAGAATATCGGCCCTTCAATCACCCTTCCAAG GACCAGGAGGGAAACCAACAGTTGTTCACAAGGTCATATTCCACCCCTTGACCGGCCTCTGCATACTGAGGCAATCGCCGTCCTCGCCGCTCGTGTTGGGTCCATGCACACAATCGGAGCCGTGGAGCTACACACCGCAGAACGCGCTGTCCCTGGTCGGGAAGGGTCTGTACTTGCAAGCCGTCGAGCTGGGGAGGCCGGCGAGTCTGGGCACAAGCCTGACAGACCCCGGCACGAAGTGGGAGATGATATCGGACTCCAGGATGCACCTGTCGTCCAAGGCCAAAGATGGAAGCACCGTTTGCTTGGGCGTGGATGCTCGCAACGCCGTGGTGGTCCAGGCCTGCAATTGCTTGAGCAAAGACAGCTCCTGCGATCCGGCGAGCCAGTGGTTCACGCTGGTGGACAGAACCCGGCtctga
- the LOC115751320 gene encoding glycosyl hydrolase 5 family protein-like, translating to MGALPMLHLLLPILAMLTFPMTQLKPVAAQRLYADSRWIVDETGRRVKLTCVNWPAHLKPLLAEGLSERPADAIAKKIREMGFNCVRLTWALELPMNETLASLTVERSFQNLGLSEALVGIKSNNPSLVNLPLMEAYKSMMTSLRNNKVMVILDNHLTTPGWCCSADDGNGFFGDKYFDPQVWIQGLHKMATMATGFSNVIGMSLRNELRGPRQNVDDWYKYMQEGAKTVHAANPNVLVILSGLNYDKDLSFLRNRPVSLSFTKKLVFEMHWYGFTNGQAWQSGNPNDVCGAVSNDVMGQSMFLLEQGYPLFVSEFGIDERGINVNDNRYFNCFMAMAAEFDWDSALWSLQGSYYLRQGVVGMEEYYGLFNYDWSGVRNSTFLRRISALQSPFQGPGGKPTVAHKVIFHPLTGLCILRRSRSSLLVLGPCEYSEPWNYTPQNALQLVGKLLYLRAVELGSPASLGMTPTDPGVKWEMISASRMHLSSKARDGSTVCLGVSAGNTVVVEACKCLSDDSSCDPASQWFKLVDRTRL from the exons ATGGGAGCGCTTCCAATGCTACATCTCCTCCTGCCAATCTTGGCAATGCTCACCTTTCCCATGACCCAACTCAAGCCTGTGGCTGCTCAGCGACTCTACGCCGATTCCCGGTGGATTGTCGATGAGACCGGGAGACGGGTGAAGCTCACGTGCGTGAACTGGCCGGCGCACCTAAAGCCGTTGCTGGCCGAGGGGCTGAGCGAGCGGCCGGCCGACGCGATCGCCAAGAAGATTAGAGAAATGGGGTTCAACTGCGTGAGGCTCACGTGGGCCCTTGAATTGCCGATGAATGAGACACTTGCTTCTCTTACCGTGGAGCGATCGTTCCAGAACCTCGGACTGTCAGAAGCTCTCGTCGGCATTAAGTCCAACAACCCCTCCCTTGTTAATCTTCCTCTAATGGAAGCCTACAAG TCCATGATGACAAGCCTTAGAAACAATAAAGTGATGGTTATACTCGACAATCATTTAACCACGCCGGGTTGGTGCTGCAGCGCGGACGACGGCAATGGCTTTTTTGGCGACAAGTACTTCGACCCACAAGTTTGGATCCAAGGTCTGCACAAGATGGCGACGATGGCCACCGGTTTTAGCAATGTGATCGGCATGAGCTTGAGGAACGAGCTTCGCGGTCCTAGACAAAATGTGGATGATTGGTACAA GTATATGCAAGAAGGTGCGAAAACCGTGCACGCGGCTAACCCTAACGTTCTCGTCATCCTCTCCGGCCTCAATTACGACAAGGACCTTTCCTTTCTCCGGAACAGGCCTGTCAGCCTCTCTTTCACAAAGAAACTGGTGTTCGAGATGCACTGGTACGGGTTCACCAACGGCCAGGCATGGCAATCTGGGAATCCGAACGACGTGTGCGGAGCAGTGTCGAACGACGTGATGGGCCAGTCCATGTTCTTGCTGGAACAAGGATATCCTTTGTTTGTGAGCGAGTTCGGCATCGATGAAAGAGGAATCAATGTGAATGATAATAGGTACTTCAATTGCTTCATGGCCATGGCCGCTGAATTTGACTGGGACTCTGCGTTGTGGAGCCTTCAAGGGAGTTACTACTTGAGGCAAGGAGTGGTAGGGATGGAGGAGTACTACGGATTGTTCAACTACGATTGGTCCGGCGTTCGGAACTCGACCTTCCTGCGAAGAATATCGGCCCTTCAATCACCCTTCCAGG GACCAGGAGGGAAACCGACAGTTGCTCACAAGGTCATATTCCACCCCTTGACCGGCCTGTGCATACTGAGGCGATCGCGGTCCTCGCTGCTAGTGTTGGGTCCGTGCGAATACTCGGAGCCGTGGAACTACACGCCGCAGAACGCGCTGCAGCTCGTGGGGAAGCTTCTGTATTTGCGAGCCGTCGAGCTGGGGAGTCCGGCGAGCCTGGGAATGACCCCGACCGACCCCGGCGTGAAGTGGGAGATGATATCGGCCTCCAGGATGCATCTGTCGTCCAAGGCCAGAGACGGGAGCACCGTTTGCTTGGGCGTAAGCGCTGGCAACACCGTGGTGGTCGAGGCCTGCAAGTGCCTGAGCGACGACAGCTCCTGCGATCCGGCAAGCCAGTGGTTCAAGCTGGTGGACAGAACCCggctctga
- the LOC115751330 gene encoding cytochrome P450 86B1-like, giving the protein MTAIEWLQSHAHHVSLWDLTIAFFGYFIFSCVVERLTNKNGPMLWPVFGILPTILFCQYELYDWVTRALAKAGGTFRYRGVAFGGARGIITVDPANVEHMVRTRFGNYPKGKYYRERFSDLLGGGIFNADDAEWKEQRRLATSEMHSSRLVRHSYDTMRELVHCKLLKLLEARAVPPGDDKPPLDLQDVLLRFTFDNICTAALGIDPGCLTVDLPDVLFARAFEEATELTLLRFMVPPFVWKPLRFLSLGHERRLKEAVEIVHNFADKTVSDRRTELSKLGRLSDRSDLLSRLMEDNNHNYSNKFLRDFCVSFILAGRDTSSVALVWFFWLIYKHPKVEAKALSEIHQIILRRRLPVGQEMHQDVVFTPEELTDMVYLQAALSESLRLYPAVPMELKEVQEDDVLPDGTELKQGDRAMFCIFSMARIEALWGRDCEEFRPERWLRDDGQGLVSESQFKYAVFNAGPRLCVGKKFAYMQMKMVAATVLWRYSVVVAEGHRAVPKLTTTLYMKHGLPVTLRPRVAVAMKS; this is encoded by the exons ATGACCGCAATAGAGTGGCTGCAATCCCATGCACATCATGTATCTCTTTGGGACTTGACCATCGCTTTCTTCGGTTACTTCATCTTCTCATGCGTTGTCGAGAGGCTGACGAACAAGAACGGCCCGATGCTGTGGCCGGTCTTCGGGATCCTCCCGACTATTCTATTCTGTCAGTACGAGCTCTATGACTGGGTGACGCGGGCACTGGCGAAGGCTGGGGGCACGTTCCGGTACCGCGGCGTGGCCTTTGGCGGCGCTCGGGGGATCATCACGGTGGACCCTGCCAACGTCGAGCACATGGTACGGACCCGGTTCGGTAATTACCCAAAGGGCAAGTATTACCGGGAGAGGTTCAGCGACTTGCTTGGTGGCGGGATCTTCAATGCTGATGATGCCGAATGGAAGGAGCAGCGGCGGCTCGCTACATCGGAGATGCACTCCTCGCGCTTGGTGCGGCACTCGTACGACACCATGCGGGAGCTCGTCCACTGCAagctccttaaacttctggaggCAAGGGCCGTCCCCCCAGGAGACGATAAGCCGCCGCTTGACCTCCAGGACGTCCTCCTCCGGTTCACGTTCGACAACATCTGCACCGCCGCCCTTGGTATTGACCCGGGCTGCCTGACTGTCGATTTGCCAGATGTGCTCTTTGCTAGGGCGTTCGAGGAGGCCACCGAACTAACGCTGCTCAG GTTCATGGTGCCTCCTTTTGTGTGGAAGCCCCTGAGGTTTCTCTCGCTCGGGCACGAGAGGAGGCTCAAGGAAGCTGTAGAGATCGTCCATAATTTCGCCGACAAGACGGTGTCAGACCGTCGGACGGAGCTGAGCAAGCTTGGGAGGTTGAGTGACCGGTCCGACCTCCTGTCCCGGCTCATGGAGGACAACAACCACAACTACTCCAACAAGTTCCTCAGAGATTTTTGTGTTAGCTTCATCTTAGCCGGCCGCGACACGAGTTCCGTCGCGTTGGTGTGGTTCTTCTGGTTGATATACAAGCACCCGAAAGTAGAAGCCAAAGCCCTCAGCGAGATCCACCAGATTATTCTACGGCGACGCCTTCCGGTGGGTCAGGAAATGCATCAGGACGTGGTATTCACACCGGAGGAGTTGACCGACATGGTGTACCTGCAGGCCGCGCTATCAGAGTCTCTGAGGCTGTACCCGGCAGTCCCAATGGAGCTAAAGGAGGTCCAAGAAGACGACGTGCTTCCCGACGGCACCGAGCTAAAACAGGGTGACCGAGCCATGTTCTGCATATTCTCAATGGCGCGTATAGAAGCGCTGTGGGGGAGGGATTGCGAGGAGTTCAGGCCGGAGAGGTGGTTAAGGGATGACGGGCAAGGGCTGGTGAGCGAGAGCCAGTTCAAGTATGCGGTGTTCAATGCCGGCCCAAGGCTGTGCGTGGGGAAGAAGTTCGCCTATATGCAGATGAAGATGGTAGCGGCGACGGTGCTGTGGAGGTACTCGGTGGTGGTGGCAGAAGGCCACAGGGCAGTGCCCAAGCTCACTACCACCCTCTACATGAAGCACGGGCTGCCGGTGACTCTTCGGCCGAGGGTGGCTGTGGCCATGAAATCCTAA
- the LOC115751324 gene encoding E3 ubiquitin-protein ligase RGLG5-like: protein MGSKGSKVRRQYSGSGGSTGSDWGQYGYSQAPPSYAQPSSYYTPQHDFAPSPAPSYGGGYGSQAPQPMKKRLDRKYSRIADNYRSLDEVTAALAQAGLESSNLIVGIDFTKSNEWTGARSFHRRSLHHIGDGRNPYEQAISIIGQTLSAFDEDNLIPCYGFGDASTHDQDVFSFYPDDRFCNGFEELLTRYREIVPQLKLAGPTSFAPIIEMAMTIVEQSGGQYHVLLIIADGQVTRSVDTQNGHLSLQEQMTVDAIVRASEFPLSIVLVGVGDGPWDMMREFDDNIPARAFDNFQFVNFTEIMSKNVDSRRKQTEFALSALMEIPSQYKATLELGLLGRQRLDASERIPVPPPAYVTPPVRVSKTYHSSSFQPDTTYGGYIPTPSAPTSSYRNDNQVCPICFTNPKDMAFGCGHQTCCECGDGLELCPICRSSIHTRIKLY, encoded by the exons ATGGGAAGCAAAGGATCAAAGGTGAGGAGGCAATACAGTGGCAGTGGGGGGTCGACGGGCTCGGATTGGGGCCAATACGGGTATTCCCAAGCGCCGCCGTCGTACGCTCAGCCGAGCTCGTATTACACGCCTCAGCATGACTTCGCCCCGTCTCCGGCGCCTTCGTACGGTGGTGGTTATGGTTCGCAGGCTCCGCAGCCGATGAAGAAGAGGCTGGACCGGAAGTATTCGAGGATTGCCGACAATTATCGCTCCTTGGACGAG GTTACTGCTGCCCTCGCCCAAGCTGGCCTCGAGTCCTCTAACCTCATCGTCGGTATTGATTTCACGAAGAGCAATGAGTGGACAG GTGCTAGGTCGTTTCACCGGCGGAGCTTGCACCATATCGGGGATGGTAGAAACCCCTATGAACAGGCGATTTCAATCATTGGACAGACACTATCTGCTTTCGATGAGGACAACTTGATCCCCTGTTATGGATTCGGAGACG CGTCGACGCACGATCAAGACGTATTCAGTTTCTATCCAGATGATAGATTCTGCAATGGATTCGAAGAGCTTCTGACACGGTACAGAGAAATTGTTCCACAGCTTAAGCTCGCAG GACCCACATCTTTCGCTCCCATCATCGAGATGGCCATGACAATTGTCGAGCAAAGCGGCGGACAGTATCACGTCTTGCTGATAATCGCCGATGGACAG GTGACGAGAAGTGTCGACACGCAGAATGGGCATCTGAGTCTACAAGAACAAATGACTGTTGATGCAATAGTTAGAGCAAG CGAGTTCCCTTTATCTATAGTTCTAGTCGGGGTTGGAGATGGCCCGTGGGATATGATGAGGGAATTCGACGACAACATTCCTGCACGTGCCTTTGATAACTTCCAG TTTGTCAACTTCACTGAGATCATGTCGAAAAACGTGGATTCACGGAGAAAGCAGACGGAGTTTGCCCTGTCGGCCTTGATGGAGATACCTTCTCAGTACAAGGCGACTCTTGAGCTGGGCTTATTAGG GCGCCAAAGACTGGATGCTTCGGAGAGAATACCTGTTCCTCCACCTGCTTATGTTACACCTCCAGTGAGGGTCTCGAAGACGTACCACTCAAGCAGTTTTCAGCCAGACACTACCTATGGCGGCTATATCCCGACCCCGAGCGCCCCTACTTCCAGCTATCGGAACGACAATCAG GTTTGTCCAATTTGTTTCACTAATCCAAAGGACATGGCTTTTGGCTGCGGTCACCAG ACGTGTTGCGAGTGCGGTGATGGCCTTGAACTGTGCCCCATTTGCCGGAGTTCCATTCACACCAGGATAAAGCTCTATTGA
- the LOC115751318 gene encoding uncharacterized protein At3g49055 — MASADDEDAASDAVLSDVEEDDPVSIAIKEPSPDDVSVERFREALAELDRERQARVEAEKSKSELQGQFNRLKALAHEAIKKREECARQRDDALREKDEALRSKEAVDAELVEANRVKDEVLSQKDDIAKQLDEALKGKDGVRSEIESSAHMLVTGIEKISGKVSNFKNFAAGGLPRSHKYSGLPAVAYGVIKRTNEIVEELLRQIDTTTKSRNEAREQMEQRNYEIAIEVSQLEAAISSLKEEVAKKSNAVDGLQRALNEKDVKVADSEREMSGKLSSLEKENSELRDLVAEFDDKLRSLESRIEAQRPLLIEQLDQVSKIHQRTCNVIRIVDVRNSEQSDLAESLFLPQDTDVEENIHASLAGMKSVHDLMGIVISKSKDLVEENNRKVKGLNETVDRLVKEKEQIGSLLRSALSKRMSLDSSSRTSDVFQAAENGLRKAGIDFKFSRHTGDKKVAGLGGPEVEEMETEEDEIYNLAGALENIVKESQLEIVELRHSVEELRAESSLLKEHIEAQAKELNLRKHQIEELEEKERLANESIEGLMMDIATAEEEIARWKVAAEQEADAGKSVEKEFTVELSALKQELEEAKQAVLESEKKLKFKEETAAAAMAARDAAEKSLRLVDLRASRLRDRVEELTRQLEESDLQGDARRNRSGRPRYVCWPWQWLGLDFVGVQRSETPQENSNEMELSEPFL; from the exons ATGGCTAGCGCCGACGACGAGGACGCCGCCTCCGATGCTGTCCTCAGCGACGTGGAGGAGGACGATCCGGTGTCGATCGCCATCAAGGAGCCGTCGCCGGACGACGTGTCGGTGGAGCGGTTTCGCGAGGCTCTGGCGGAGCTCGATCGCGAGAGGCAAGCGCGAGTGGAGGCGGAGAAATCGAAGTCCGAATTGCAGGGCCAGTTCAACCGGTTGAAGGCGCTCGCTCACGAGGCGATTAAGAAGCGAGAGGAGTGCGCGAGGCAGAGGGACGACGCCCTGCGCGAGAAGGATGAGGCCTTGAGATCCAAGGAGGCCGTCGATGCGGAGCTGGTCGAGGCCAATCGGGTGAAGGATGAGGTTTTGAGTCAAAAGGACGATATCGCGAAGCAATTGGATGAAGCTCTCAAAGGGAAGGATGGTGTGCGGTCGGAGATCGAGAGTTCAGCGCATATGCTTGTGACAGGCATCGAGAAGATATCGGGAAAAGTCAGCAACTTCAAGAATTTTGCTGCCGGAGGATTGCCAAGGTCACATAAGTACTCGGGATTGCCTGCGGTGGCATATGGAGTGATTAAGAGGACTAATGAGATAGTTGAGGAGCTACTCAGACAGATTGATACGACTACCAAATCCAGAAATGAAGCAAGAGAACAGATGGAGCAGAGGAATTATGAGATTGCCATTGAGGTTTCACAGCTGGAAGCGGCAATTAGTAGCTTGAAGGAAGAGGTTGCCAAGAAAAGTAATGCCGTGGATGGTTTGCAGAGGGCATTGAACGAGAAGGATGTGAAAGTTGCGGACTCCGAAAGGGAGATGTCAGGGAAACTAAGTTCGCTGGAAAAGGAGAATTCGGAGTTAAGAGATTTAGTAGCTGAATTTGATGATAAGTTAAGGAGCTTGGAATCGAGGATTGAGGCGCAGAGGCCTTTGCTGATCGAACAATTGGATCAGGTGTCAAAGATTCATCAGAGAACTTGCAATGTGATCAGGATTGTAGATGTTCGAAATTCTGAACAATCCGACTTGGCAGAGTCTTTATTTTTACCACAAGATACGGATGTGGAAGAAAACATACATGCCTCACTGGCAGGAATGAAATCCGTTCATGATTTAATGGGGATTGTTATTTCAAAGTCGAAGGATTTGGTGGAGGAGAATAATCGCAAAGTGAAGGGTCTGAATGAAACAGTTGATAGATTGGTGAAGGAGAAAGAGCAGATTGGGTCACTGCTCAGAAGCGCTTTGTCGAAGAGGATGTCATTAGACTCGTCTTCTAGAACCAGTGACGTGTTTCAGGCTGCAGAAAATGGTTTGAGAAAGGCAGGGATAGATTTCAAATTTAGCAGACACACGGGGGATAAAAAAGTTGCAGGCCTTGGAGGTCCTGAAGTGGAAGAGATGGAGACAGAGGAGGATGAAATATACAATTTG GCTGGTGCTTTGGAAAATATTGTTAAGGAGTCCCAGCTTGAGATAGTGGAACTTCGACATTCTGTGGAGGAACTAAG GGCAGAGTCGAGTTTACTTAAAGAGCATATTGAGGCACAGGCAAAGGAGCTCAACCTTAGAAAGCATCAGATTGAGGAACTTGAAGAGAAGGAGAGATTGGCAAATGAAAGT ATCGAAGGGCTTATGATGGATATTGCTACTGCTGAAGAAGAAATTGCTAGATGGAAAGTTGCAGCAGAGCAAGAAGCTGATGCTGGAAAATCTGTTGAGAAGGAGTTTACTGTAGAG TTGTCTGCTCTCAAGCAAGAACTTGAAGAGGCAAAGCAAGCAGTGTTGGAGTCGGAGAAAAagctaaaattcaaagaagagacggcggcggcggccatgGCAGCAAGAGATGCAGCTGAGAAATCACTGAGGTTGGTGGATCTGAGGGCGTCGAGACTAAGAGACAGAGTAGAGGAATTAACCCGTCAGCTTGAAGAGTCCGACCTTCAGGGAGATGCAAGGAGGAACCGCAGTGGACGACCGAGATATGTATGTTGGCCCTGGCAGTGGCTTGGGTTGGACTTTGTGGGTGTTCAAAGATCAGAGACACCGCAAGAAAACTCCAATGAGATGGAGCTTTCCGAACCCTTTTTATAG